From the genome of Gavia stellata isolate bGavSte3 chromosome 3, bGavSte3.hap2, whole genome shotgun sequence, one region includes:
- the LOC104252778 gene encoding transmembrane protein 14C isoform X2 — MAVDWLGFGYAALVASGGLMGYAKAGSVPSLAAGLFFGSLAGLGAYQLSQNPNNVWISLITSGTLTAVMGTRFYNSGKFMPAGLIAGVSLLMVGRLALKMVEKPHDK; from the exons ATGGCAGTGGACTGGCTCGGCTTTGGCTACGCCGCCCTGGTGGCATCCGGAGGGCTCATGGGCTATGCAAAAGCAG gTAGTGTCCCATCGCTAGCTGCTGGCCTTTTCTTTGGGAGTTTGGCTGGACTGGGTGCCTATCAGCTCTCACAGAATCCAAATAATGTTTGGATTTCTCTGA TTACATCTGGAACACTGACTGCTGTCATGGGAACAAGATTTTACAACTCTGGAAAATTCATGCCTGCAGGTCTAATTGCTGGTGTCAG TTTGCTAATGGTTGGAAGATTAGCACTGAAGATGGTGGAAAAGCCACACGATAAGTAA
- the PAK1IP1 gene encoding p21-activated protein kinase-interacting protein 1, with amino-acid sequence MELVAGCYEQVLFGFAARPAESWTVVPDFTHHAHSASLSAVAVNNRYVVTGSRDETIQIYDMKKKIEHGALLQHNGTITCLEFYGTAHLLSGAEDGLICIWNTKRWECLKSIKAHKGHVTSLSIHPSGKLALSVGTDKTLRTWNLVEGRSAFIKNLKQNAHIIKWSPDGERFVTVITNKVDIYKLDTASITGTIITEKRISSLRFITDSILAIAGDDEIIRFYSCDSQKCLGEFKAHENRIKDIYSFERERQHIIVTASSDGYIKMWNLDLNKIKDVPSLLCEVNTKARLTCLAVWLDQASETKEISDKAATSAQANEDEKSSIARKNKVCWTDKSDKTAKRKRKITPEKQKLEAPLQKKKKKWNSSA; translated from the exons ATGGAGCTGGTAGCGGGCTGCTACGAGCAGGTCCTCTTCGGGTTCGCCGCGCGGCCCGCCGAG TCCTGGACGGTTGTCCCTGATTTTACACATCATGCCCACTCTGCCTCATTGTCAGCGGTAGCAGTGAATAACAGATATGTGGTCACTGGGAGCAGAGATGAGACGATCCAAATCTATGacatgaaaaagaagatagaacatggggcactgctgcagcacaatg GCACAATAACTTGTTTGGAGTTCTATGGTACTGCGCATCTACTGAGTGGGGCTGAAGATGGGCTAATTTGTATCTGGAACACAAAGAGATGGGAATGCCTGAAATCCATTAAGGCTCATAA gGGGCATGTGACATCTCTTTCTATTCATCCTTCTGGGAAATTAGCTTTGTCAGTAGGAACAGATAAAACATTAAG AACTTGGAATCTTGTAGAAGGACGATCAGCCTTTATCAAAAACCTGAAGCAAA ATGCCCACATAATTAAATGGTCCCCTGATGGAGAGAGGTTTGTGACCGTGATAACAAATAAAGTGGATATCTACAAACTTGACACAGCTTCAATCACTGGCACTATCATAACAGAGAAGAGAATTTCTTCACTTAGATTTATTACA GATTCTATCCTTGCCATAGCTGGAGATGATGAAATTATAAGGTTCTACAGCTGTGACTCTCAAAAATGCCTGGGTGAATTCAAAGCTCATGAAAACAG aataaAAGATATCTAtagttttgaaagagaaagacaaCATATTATTGTTACTGCATCCAGTGATGGTTACATTAAAATGTGGAATCTGGATCTTAATAAG ATTAAAGATGTGCCGTCTTTACTGTGTGAAGTCAATACCAAAGCTAGGCTGACATGTCTTGCAGTATGGCTTGACCaagcttcagaaacaaaagaaatttctgaTAAAGCTGCAACATCAGCTCAAG caaatgaagatgaaaaatcaTCAATagccaggaaaaacaaagtttgTTGGACTGATAAAAGtgataaaacagcaaaaagaaagagaaaaattactcCAGAGAAGCAAAAATTAGAAGCTCCgctgcaaaagaagaaaaagaaatggaatagCTCAGCATGA
- the LOC104252778 gene encoding transmembrane protein 14C isoform X1 produces the protein MAVDWLGFGYAALVASGGLMGYAKAGSVPSLAAGLFFGSLAGLGAYQLSQNPNNVWISLITSGTLTAVMGTRFYNSGKFMPAGLIAGVRYNTFANGWKISTEDGGKATR, from the exons ATGGCAGTGGACTGGCTCGGCTTTGGCTACGCCGCCCTGGTGGCATCCGGAGGGCTCATGGGCTATGCAAAAGCAG gTAGTGTCCCATCGCTAGCTGCTGGCCTTTTCTTTGGGAGTTTGGCTGGACTGGGTGCCTATCAGCTCTCACAGAATCCAAATAATGTTTGGATTTCTCTGA TTACATCTGGAACACTGACTGCTGTCATGGGAACAAGATTTTACAACTCTGGAAAATTCATGCCTGCAGGTCTAATTGCTGGTGTCAGGTACAACACG TTTGCTAATGGTTGGAAGATTAGCACTGAAGATGGTGGAAAAGCCACACGATAA